One Lagenorhynchus albirostris chromosome 7, mLagAlb1.1, whole genome shotgun sequence genomic window, TTTAGGTTCTAGAGATGCAGTGGCAGGTGTTCTGGATTCCTAGCCCTAGAGTTCAAGGGCTTCCTTCTGGCTTTATTCCTTCAACACCATCTCTCCACTCACACCATGTACTCTGTCACCTAGGGGCCTCCAGCAGGGACAAACGTCAGAATGCTCAAGGGAGCTTCACTGCATTTCAGAGGGAATTCCAGGCTGGCCACAGGTCTCCTTTCTATAGGAAAATGCCTTTCAGTCATTTCTCTAACCCTCAATGCCACCAAGAGTTGACAAGAAACTATCATGTTCCACAGGTGGCAAAAAGATGTCcctgagaaggaagaaagacatCGGTCTGCCTTCTCATCCCTGAAGCCAGTTCAGGGAAGCAGTAGGTGCTGCAAACATGTTCCCAGAACAGTGGCTATGGTTCAGAAAGATAAAGACCAGTCCTCCAAAAGGAACTGCCTCAAAACACAGTTCCCCTCTCCTCTGCTTTGGGTGCTAAACCCGTTATCAGAATCCCACAACACAAAACCCTGTAAGTTAAGAATAACCCTTTCCACTGGCCAGTATATGTGAATCACAATGTGGGTGAACACATGTCGTGCCCTTGGTCCCCGTTATTCTTTTAGTCTGAAATGCGAGTTCCCTAGTTCTTCCTAGGGTTCACTCCCTCACTGCAGTCAAAATCTGAAGTCTCCTATCACACTCGAATGTTTTTTTCCATAGCATTGATTACCACCAGAAACTTTATTATAGtatgtttatttgcttattcttTTTCTACTCCACTAGACCACATCATGAAGAGGTAGATTTTGTCTCAGTGTTCATTACTGTATTCCCAAGACCTAGAAtaaataatgcctggcacagtaTAAGggcctaataaatatttgttgaataaatgaataattgtgcatgaatgtgtgtgtatgtgtgtgtgttagagacAGATAATGCAGTGTGTTGGGTACCTGGCCTCCTGATGTATTTGGCATGTCCTTCCTTCAGCTTGAAAGCTCTGAGACCCCCAAAATGAGAGCCACCCATGTACTTTGCAGTGGTGACCCTGCTGGTGCCTTGCTTTCTCAGGAGGGAACATGCCTGCTCCTGCTGAGGCCATGGTCAGTGCTGTTTGGATTAACAAGGAGAGAAGGCATTCACTGTCCCTAGAAGAGGCGGATCCTGAGGCAGAGGAGATGCTGGAGGAGGCTGACAGAGGCTGTTTCCAGGCCCCCGAGTCCCCATGGCACACGCACCTAGAGATGCACCGCTCGGTCCAAACCTTCCACCAGGAAACCAGTCATCAAGTAAAGCACAAGGACAAGTTCATGGGGTCTGAGCAAAGGCTCCCAGGCTTGTTTGAAGACACTCAGATGACTCAGCAAGGAAGCACGACCCCAGAGGCAGCCCAGCATGAGTGTCAAGTGGGCGATACCCAAACAAAGGCAGTGGGATCTGGCTTAAACACTGGCGCTCAGGGCCCTCCTCCCATAAAGAAGCCACACAGGTCTGGAAGACCAGCTCACTATCCATTTCCCCAGAGGAAAACTCCCAGGATCTCCCAGGCGGCCCGGAACCTGGGCTTATATGGCCCAGCCTGAAGGTTTCCACCCAAAGGTCTCAACCTTGAGGCCACCTATGGCCTCACCTAAGAACTTAGGAGGCAGAGGCACAGCTAGGGCCTCTAGCTGGGAGCAGAACTGGACTACATCCTTCGTCGGGATGGTGGGACATGAACTTTGCAGTGGGCACGTAGACTtgtccttcaaaaaaaaaaaaaagagaggttgCCCAGACCAGACTGCTCACAGCTCAGGATGAAAGAGTGCTGTCTGATCAGTGCAGCCCCATTCTGCTTATATAAGAAGACATTGCTATGGACATCAACTCAGTCCTTAGAACTAGAGAATTTTGAAACGTAAGACAGAGACCCTAGCCAGGGGATGCCTTTGCAGTGCCCTAGAGTTGACAGGCGTGGGCCATCTTGTTTTCAGTAACTTCTGAGGATTTCTCACATGTTCTAGAGAAGAGAGGGGCTCTGagaatttcctttttctggtCGCTATGCCTGGAGACCAGCTCACAAGTCTCTACATTCATTGGTAGTGACCACACCATTTTAGCTTGAGACTCCCAAAGTATGGTCACCCTGGGTAAAAAGGGTCAAAACAATGACACCTACTGTTCTGTGTGTTTAAGTGTCTTTAGGAAGGGTTGGTCATCTCTCCCCTCTCATTGAGACTGCACATTCCGGTCTCATTAtagatttatttcctttcatccttctctctccgtcctttccgtccttccttccttcctccctccctcccttttctcctatttgctctcttcttcccttcctcaatctctctctctctctctctctctctctctctccccaaattAAACACTGCCCATCAT contains:
- the C7H9orf152 gene encoding uncharacterized protein C9orf152 homolog — translated: MKGLPCPCPTLPHFWQLGSPFMADGSGTQAPGKGPLLSMQLLRAQYAGLRRQQKAQAHVVVLPKGGNMPAPAEAMVSAVWINKERRHSLSLEEADPEAEEMLEEADRGCFQAPESPWHTHLEMHRSVQTFHQETSHQVKHKDKFMGSEQRLPGLFEDTQMTQQGSTTPEAAQHECQVGDTQTKAVGSGLNTGAQGPPPIKKPHRSGRPAHYPFPQRKTPRISQAARNLGLYGPA